The genomic stretch CCATTCCGGGTGACTTCTGGCTTGGGAAAGGGTCTGCGACAGACTTCACTGAGAATGAATGGCACTTAACGCTGAAGCGTGCGCTATGGATTGAAGAGCTGATCGAAAAGCATGGTACCATCATGGATAAGTACGATCCGGAGAAACGTGTCGGCTTGATTATCGATGAGTGGGGTACATGGTTTGACGTAGAACCAGGCACGAATCCAGGTTTCCTTTACCAGCAAAATACTATCCGGGATGCACTCGTAGCCGGAGCTTCACTCAATATTTTTAATAATCATAGCGATCGTGTGCAAATGGCTAATATCGCACAAACCGTTAATGTGCTGCAAGCAATGATTCTGACAGAAGGACAGGAAATGATCAAAACACCAACGTATCATGTATTTGATTTGTATCAGGTGCACCAAGATGCAGACCGTCTATCCTTCCATCTGGAAACAGATAATCTGACACATGGCGAACTTGAATATCCGTCTGTCACTGCCTCTGTATCAAAAGGGCAAGATGGCAAGATTCATATTAGTTTTTGTAATCTGGACCATACAAATGACGTGGAAGTTGATACAGAACTTCGCGGCGCTGCAGCAGGGAAGATAACAGGTCAGGTGCTAACGGCGGACGAAAAGGATGCCCGAAATACATTTGAAAAGCCGGATGCAGTACAGACAACTGCGTTCACGAATTTCACACAGCATGACAAAGGACTGCAAGTGACATTAGCGCCAATGAGCGTGACGGTACTTACAATCGAGGAGGGAGCGTAATGCAGCTTTCAGCAGATTTGCTCGCATTGGCTGAAGAATATGGAGTCAACTCCGATACTTTTCCGCGTTTGGAAGTGGAAGCAGGAGCACTCACTTCTGTCGCAACCTTTTTAAAAGAAAAAAACTGGTCGCAGGCCGTTCTTCTTGTGGATGCTCAAACGAAAGCTGCAGCAGGTGAGCAGCTCGCGGTGCATTTACAAGACAGCGGCGTTCAAGTCCAGATAATTGAAATGATTGCCAATCACCATGAGCAAGTGAACGCAGATGAAGCCTCGCTCGTGCAAGTGCTGGTTGAAACACCAATGGATACAGATGTGCTGCTAGCTGTAGGGGCAGGGACGATTCACGATATTACTCGTTTTTGCAGCCAAAAGCTTTCCATTCCATTTGTGAGTGTCCCGACTGCGGCATCTGTTGATGGTTTTACCTCCAAAGGCGCGCCATTAATCTTACGCGGCGTGAAGCAGACAATTCAAACGGCAGCACCAGTCGCCGTTTTTGCTGATCTCAATATTTTATCTGCTGCACCACGTGCCCTGACAGCAGCGGGTTTTGGCGATATTTTAGGAAAGTTCACATCGCTGCTAGATTGGGAGATTTCTGCTTTCGTTGGAAACGAACCGTATAATGCACTAGCAGCCAAGATGACAAGGCAATCACTTGATAACTGTGTGGAACATGTTGAGGAAATCGCCAAAGCAGATGAAGCTGGCATCAAAATCTTGATGGAGGCACTGATTGAATCAGGTCTTGTCATGCAAGTACTGGACTTTTCCCGCCCCGCTTCTGGAGCAGAGCACCATTTGTCTCACTACTGGGAGATGCATTTGCTGGAAGCTGACAAACGGCAGCTGCTGCACGGATCCAAAGTTGGTGTCGCGTGTGCAATTATCACCGAACTTTATAAAAACTGGATTGAACAGTTTGACCCGCTGGAAGCAGAAGGTGATTATGCTCCTTTACTGCAGAAGTACTGGCAGGATGTCCGGCTGAAAATCGCCGCATTGCCTACACCAGAAGCATTGCAATATTACTTATATCAGGTCGGTGCTCCTGCGACGGCAGAAGAGATTGGCATCCAAGAATCACTTGTCCAGGATAGTTTGAATGAAGCGTATCATCTGCGTGATCGCTGTACAGGATTGCTGCTCATAAATCAATTTAAAAGCGAACACATCAGCTATCCGCTGCAGGACCGAATCGGCAGCCGATGACTTGCCCGACTTGTCAGAAGAAGAAAAGCTATTCTGCAGCGGAAGCCGCGGCGCTTGTGAGAGAGCAATTAGCGATGGAACCAATCTTGGCAGATGAAGCTACAGTGTCGGCGCGTTTAGCAATCTGCAATAGGTGTCCATCTTTGACTGCAGAAGATACTTGCGCTCGCTGCGGCTGTTTTGTTCAGTTTCGGGCTTCCCTTCCGTATAAGCGCTGTCCTGATCCTGACGGAGACCGATGGCAGCAGGTATAATGGAAGAAAGGAGGCGACTGCTATGACGTATTATCAGGAGCTGGATGCTATTTTATTTGATTTGGACGGTACCGTATGGAAGGATTTCAAGCTAATTGACGGAGCTGCAGAGACGATACACACCTTGCAGGATGCTGGTAAGCGCGTGATTGGATTGAGTAATCGAGGTACACATTCTAGAACGCAGATTGCTGCTTATTTTCAAGAACAGGGTATTCACTGGGAGAAGGAAGACATTATTATGTCCTCGTATCTTGCGGCTGATTACTTGCAGACACATTATCCGAAGCTGCCAGTTTGGGTGCTTGGCGAAGAGGGGCTTCGAGAGGAATTGCAGGAAGCGGGTTTGACACTTGCTGCAAAGCCTGAAGATGCCGATTGGCTGGTTATTTCTTTGCATATTGGGGTTACGTATCATGATTTGAATCAAGCGTTCCGCGCTGTTATTCATGGAGCGAGAATACTTGCAACAAACCAAGATCCTGTTTTTCCAGGAAAGGACGGTCTGCAGCTCGACGTCGGCGGTTTAATCGGTGCCATTGAAGCATCAACAGGGAAGAAAACCGATATTATCGTCGGTAAACCATCACACTTTATGTATCAGAAAGTCATGCAGCAAGCAGGCAGCGAGCCCGAAAAAACAATGATTGTCGGCGACAGCTTGTCATCAGATATAGCTATGGGTGCTATGTTTGGGTTGAAAACAGCATTAGTGCTGACCGGCAATACAACAAAGGAGCAGGCAGCTATTTCGAGCATCAAGCCCGATATCATTCTGCCTTCCATTAAAGAACTTCATTCGCTTAAGAAGTTGGAGGAGATAAGATGAAAATCGTCAGTGTTGATCCAATTGAAGTACGTGTTAAACAAGGAGAAACGATCGAATTGCCGACAGCAGTTGATGTTAAAATTGAAGAAGGCGTACAAGCTGCTTATCGTGTCAGCTGGCCGGAGTTACCTGACACGAGTAAGACTGGAGCGTATGATATACAAGGGGAAATGGTAGTAGAAGATTATCCGGAGCCTCTCATTGCCCAGCGAGCTGACCCTTATATTTTGAAAGCAGATGACGGATTCTACTACTTTACTGGTTCTTACCCGAAGTATGACCGAATCGTTCTGCGCCGTGCCAAGACAATAGAAGGATTGCGAGAAGCTGAAGAGCATACAGTATGGCGTGCGCACGAATCTGGTATTCTGTCAGAACATATTTGGGCTCCTGAGCTGCATCATATTAACGGTAAATGGTACATACATGTTGCAGCAGGAGACAAGGATGATGTGTGGGCCATCCGCCCGTATGTATTTGAATGTAGTGGTGATCCGCTACAAGATGAATGGGCGGTAAAGGGAGCCATCAATACTGAATTTCAGAGTTTCTCACTAGATGCAACAACGTTCAATCATTTTGACAAACAGTATCTTGTCTGGGCACAAAAAACAGAGAACGACACCATTTCCAATCTTTATATTGCTGAGATGGAGAACCCCTGGACTATCAAAGGTGAACAGGTGCTGCTTACCAAGCCAGAGTACGACTGGGAGAGGGCGGGTTTTGATGTGAATGAAGGCCCGGCGTTTCTCCGTCGTTACGGCAAAGTGTTTCTAACCTTTTCCGCAAGTGCGACGGATGACCGTTATGTTATGGGACTCCTGTATGCGGATGAAAATGCTGATTTGCTAGATCCCGCTTCTTGGACGAAAGTACCGGAGCCTGTGCTGACGAGCTCAGTTGATACTGGTCTTTACGGTCCAGGGCACAATAGCTTTACGGTGACAGAAGATGGCTTTGACCTGCTCGTCTACCATGCCCGACCTTACAAAGAGATTGAAGGCAACCCGCTTTACGATCCGAACAGGCATGCCCGTGTACAGCGTTTCTTCTGGAAAGATGAGATGCCGTATTTCGGCGAACCAGGGTATAAGACAGATATAGCAGTAGTGCCAAAAGCGAAAATTATAGTAGAGTAACGAAAAGTCCCTGCATGTACGTACAGGGACTTTTTTGTATGCAGCAAAGATTGCGTTAAATGCTAGTGACTTAACTTTCAAAAGATTGTTTGTAGTGATAATATATTCTATATATTGTCACTTGTGAATCTAAGGAGTTGAGTCAGTTTGTTTCCATATCGTAATGATGTAAGAAAAATTTTAATACCTTATTTACAGCAGCTAACCAATGAACAATGGCAGGCTAATGCCTATCATAATAGTATTTCCTGGGTAATCGAACATATGGCGCAAACAGAAGATTACTGGGTTTTTCAAGTTGGACTGAAACAAAATAGCAGGATATTGAACGGTCAGGATCCTTTAACCAACTATACACATATTAGAGAAGAAACAGACAAGGTTTTACATGCTTTGCAAGAGGAAGAGTGGGACCGATTAGTTGATGTACCTAATTTTTCGGATGGCTGGCGGCCGCCGTCTGAGCCGACAATGCAGTGGCTATTCCACCATGTTTATTCACATGAAGCGTATCATGCGGGGCAAGTTGGTGTGATTGCCAGGTTAAATGGATTTAATGGACCGTTGTTTTAAGTAGCGCAACTCATGTGTTATCTGGAGGTGATGAGGATGTTTCAAGTGGAAATATTGAGTTAGTTTCTAACTAGAGACAAAAAAGAGCTATTGTTAAACAGCTCTTTTGTCCCTCAGAATTGCATGTGACACAAGTAACAACAATTATTTAATATTTACGTTATCTGTTGTTAGCCTGTCTGGCTTGTCTTTTTGTAGTTCTTCAGGTGTTTTGAGGAATGGTGTTAAGATTGCACTCAGGACATAGAAACCAGCGTAAATAAACAATACACCACCAGCACCTAATGAACTGAAGAATAAACCAGCTATAGCGGGTGCTAAAAAAGTACTTAAACCTGCTCCAAGATTTAGAATAGACATAGATGCCCCTTTGTTGTCAGGGGATAGCATAGGGAATAATGCTGATAGTGGTACAAATCCTGCCATCGTAATCCCACACAGGCTTAAGACAATCGTCATAACAAGATAGTTATGGCCAATTAGCTGCGGAGTGAAGTATATCATTACCAGTACAATGGCATAACCAACCCCACCAACCCATTGAATGGTATTTCTCCAGCCAAATCTGTCTCCCACATAACCAAAGAATAAGTTGGCAAATATTGCAACGGTAAAGACGGTAGACCACATTTGCAGCCACTCTGTGGTAGAGTAACCAAATCCTAATAAATAGATAGGCATAAACACAGCAAGTCCATACTGTGCCAGACCATTAATTGTCTTCACAATAAGCCCTAAAGAAATTTCCTTTTGTTTAAGTATTGTAATCCCTTTCATAAATTCCGAGAGTGTAAATGGGTGTATTTCACTGGCAGGTACTTTGTCTTTATTAGCGTATATAGCCAAGAAAGCCCCAATGAATACGAAAATTAAGGATGACCATAAGGTGTTGACATGTCCGATTACAGGAATAGACAACGATGAGTAGAAGGGACCTAAAACACTTAGTCCAAGTGAGAACATAAACCAAAACCAACCCACTGCCGCTCCTCTGCTTTCCAAAGGGGAGCTATAGTTTATCCAAATTAAAAAGGAATATGCAAAGAGAGGGTAACCCAATCCTCTTAAAGCATAGAATGGCAGCATGACAGCTAGATTTAATTCATAAACACCTAGGCCGATGAATCCAAGACTTCCAATAATAAAAGCAATCAGCCCAATTACCATCGCTTTACGAGGTCCCATAGTTTGAACAAAGATACCAGATAGCCAAGCGGAAAGAGCAACAGCTATACCATAAACGGTGAGCAAGAGGGAAGCGCTCTCAATGCTCATCCCTCTTTCTACTAGATAGGGTGAAATCCACGCCTGCTCAACGCCGTCTCCAAGCATAAATATAGCTAAACCAATATATCCCCACAACAAATTTCTTGGTAATCCTATTTTATTCCACATTTTTAAAGCTCCCCTAATTAAATATTAGTAAGTGTCTGCTGCTGTGTAAAAGCGTATAAAAGTTTTTGAGCTTCCAATGCATTTTCATTCCGAATGATTTCTTCCACCTTTTCTAAACCGAAACGTTCAAGAAACGAGTCCAAGGCTTTGTATATTTTAATATTTTGTTCACATTCTGCCACTGGATCCTCACGAAGTGGAAAAGTATCAAAGTATATAAGACCATCATAGTTATAGCGTTTTGCATAGTAAATAAATTCTAGCGTTTGCATAAAATGCACAGAACCTAGCATTAAACCATCATCATTGTCCTTATGTCCGTCATTTAAATGGAAGCCCATCAGTCTGTTCTTTCGAGCTGCGAGAGCCAAAGAGTAGGCTGGGTTTTCCTTAGTCATTAGCATATGGCAGAAATCAAGAGTAACACCCATATTTGGAGCTCCGACATCGTCTAGTAACATGAGAGTAGTTGAAATATTTCCAATTAAAGAGAATGCTCTTGGCTGATAAGGTTTATATTCAAAACTAATTTTATTATCTGGATATCTAGAAGTTATGTGTTTTAGGGCGTCAACAATTTTATCGTATGCTTTCTCGTAATCCATTTGGAAAGCATAATCGAAGCCGTCATTCGCTAGCCATATTGTCGTGACTTCGCCGCCAAGTTCGTTGCAAACTTCGATAGCTTCCATTGTTTCCTGGATAGCTTTCTTTCGAATCTGTGAATCTGGGTTTGCGTATTCCCCAAATGTATAGTGATTTTTGAAACGCAGTGCTATTCCGCTTACTTGGATTTGTTTTTCTGTTAAAAAGCTTTTCACTTCTTCAACAGTAGTATTCTCAAAATGTTCAGGGTAGTTTAGTTCGACGTGAGTTAGGCCATCCACTGTTACCATCCTTGAAATGTAGTCAAATACTGTTAGTGATTTTGGATCCACACTTCCAAAGAAGTTTTCTGGCTGTGTTTTAAAAGAATTAAGGCGAGTAGAGAATTTCATTTTGCACACTCCTTTTTGTTGTTGAGGGAAGGTTCAACTTAATCGGATTATAAACAGGGGATTACTGATAAGTAAATAAGAATGAAAAAACTTGACTGAGAATATTTTTATTTGCGATCTTTAGGGATATAAATTTTATTTTAGTAAAATATAAAGTAAAATATTGAAACGCTTTCAAAGTGATAGTAGAATGAGGTGGAAGGAAGGGAAGGTTCGACAATGCATGCAGATAAATTGAAGGGAAAAGAAATAATTCTCTACGCTCGCAGTCTCTCGCCATCGTTAAGTAAAAAAGAGAAGCGTATTGCAAATTTTATAAGTAATCAGTATCAGGAACTAACTAATATGACAATTAGTAATTTGGCTAAACACTTACAAGTGAGCGAGTCTAGCATTACAAAGGTATGCAAAAAGCTACGCTGTGAGGGTTTCTACGAATTAAAGCATGCAATTACTGAATATGTAGCTAATGGTGAAGAGAGTATCAGTGATGAATTACATGAAGACTTCATCCATACAGATGATAACGATAATATTCTTGAGAAAGTATTTCTGTACTCTATGATTGCTCTACAAGATACATTAGCAGTGATTAATCGGAGTGCGCTAAGTAAAGCTATTGCTGCACTTCAGTCACTGAAAGGTGAAAGTAAACTTATTTTGGTTGGGAATGGCGGATCCGGTATTTTATGTGAAGATTTTCAGCATAAATTACTGAAAATTGGCATCTTTTCCGTTCTATATAGGGATTCGCACATGCAGTTGATGGGAGCGTCTTTGGCCAAGCAAGGAGATGTTGTCGTTGGCGTATCTCATTCAGGTACTTCGACGGATGTAATTAATATTTTTAAAGCAGCACAAGAAAATGGTGCGATGACAATTTGTGTCACGAACCATGTGATGAGTCCAGTAACGGAATTCTCTGATGTTGTTCTTCATTCTTCTGCGCGTAATTCTCCTATTACGGGAGAAAATGCCGCTGCTAGAATTGCACAGTTGAATATCTTAGATGTTCTGTTTACAGCACTAAGTTTACATCGACAAAATCTCTCCTACAAAAACTTATTGAAAACACAAGAATCTGTAAGTTCACATAGAACCTGAGAAAAACCGGAGGTAAAAATGGATGACAAAACAAGTAGCTGTAATTGGTAGTTTAAACTATGACATTATTGTTAAACAGCAGCGTATGCCGTATAAAGGAGAAACCTTCATTGCAGATACGCTGGTACAAGGTCCGGGAGGAAAGGGAGCAAATCAAGCTGCCCAGTGCGCTAAATTAGGTATGCCCACCATAATGGTTGGGAAGGTGGGACAAGATAGATTCGGTGATGCACTGGTTGGTTCGCTTACTGCCATTGGGGTAGATACATCATATGTCAAGAGAACCGGATCAACTGGGCTTGGGATAGTTCATGTCATGCCGGACGGAGACTATTATAGCTCGATTATTAAAGGCGCGAATGAGTTGATAACAATACAAGATATTGATGAAATTGTTGGAGATTTAATGAATGCAGCTTTTATTATCTTACAACAAGAAATTCCGCAGCAGGTAACAGAATATATAATTAAACGCTTTAAAGATTCGGAGACTCAGATAGTTTTGAATAATGCACCTGCTTGCCATATACCGTCTGATGTTTTACGCGGCGTTAACCTACTGGTTGTAAACGAATCGGAGGCTGCTTTTATGACAGGTAAATCTATCACTACAATAGAAGAAGCCTCAAGTGCAGGAAAAAAATTGCAGGAAATTACAGGAGATACAGTAATTATCACCTTAGGAAAAGAAGGATCCATAGCTGTTAATAATGAGAAGAATGAATATTTTGCGGCAAAAAAAGTAAAGGCTGTAGACGCAACAGGAGCAGGAGATTCCTTTATTGGAGCACTGGTATATAGCTTGTCCAAAGGCCAATCGCTAGATGAGTGTATGAAATTCGCTACAGAAGTTAGTGCAAAAACAGTGATGAAAGAAGGAGGACAAGAATCATTTCCAACAGAGAAAGAATTAAGAAAAGGGTTAGTTAGATAATGTATCGGTTATAAGTATGTGCTGACTTACTTATAAAGAAGTATAACGTGTACAGGGTTATCCAGACTAGAAAGTATCATAAGCCAGTTGGTGTAAGAGCAGTACAATATAGTGTAAAAGATAACCTGCAGGATGAAAAAGTTGCCCCGGTACATGACGAATTATATAAGATAAGCCCCTAGAGTTTGCGATCAATATTATGTTGATTGCTACTTTTTGGGGCTTTTTCTTTTATGAGAAATCTTGGAGAAGGAGCTCTGGAAAGATAGCCAGCGTCTATGAAGCAAGCGTATCCGTATATAGATGAGATTGCTCTGGTGGTGAATATTAATCACCATTTTCTTGGTAAACGAGTTTTTTGTCAGAGACTAATTATGTTCCGAGCTCTTTGTGTTTTCTAGCCGGTTGATTAAAATAAGTAACAATGCATATTATTCCGTGCAGGCATAAGAGACCAACGATCGTGATTATAAGAAAGGCTAGGTCTGGAGCGAATGCAGATATAGAATGCCAAGGCGATTGCGAGCTATAGATAAGGATGGGTATAAGCAATGAACTACAGATTAAGGATAGGAAACCACCTATAAGTACCGGCTTTTTCTTCTGATACACCTTTCTTCTTATTATTAAGAATATTGACCAGAGCAGGATTGCTGCCATAATAAAGCACAAAATTAATTGAGTGGACGGAAAGTAACTGGGGATCCTTTCAGGCTCGATTCCATGCATGATGTCAATAATCCCTTCTTTTAAAAGAGGGAGAGAAGTTTCTTCAAGAATATGATTTTTGTTAGTTAGAATTACTGCTCCCCAATCTTCTTCGGGGAGGTAGAAAAATTCTGCGTGTGCATCAGGAGTCGAGCCGGAATGCCAGATTATATCTTTTCCTGAATCAAGCTTGGTGTGGCGGAGTCCATAGCCATAATACACTTCTGATTCTTTCTTATATAGTTTTTCAGTGTATTTGTTCAAGATAGGAGAACTCTTGCCAGAGAATAGTTGGATAAATTTTGTCATATCCTCTGCGCTGGAGGTGATACTGCTATAGGCAGCGCCACTGTTGTCATATGGGACTGTGCTTTGTACTGGAAAACCGAACCATGATTGATAACCAACGCGATACCCAGTGCGATTGGCTGAATCTTTATCGGCTGCAGTGTGTGTCATATGTAGCGGTGAGAAGATTGTGTGCTTCATATACTCCGCAAATGTTTTATCGGTTACTTCTTCTAAGATAGCGCCCAAAATTAAATAATTCGCAGCACTATATTGATGCTCGGAACCCGGATTATTTGTCAGCGATATAGTAGAAAGTCTTTGAACGATTTGTTTTAATTTTATCTGTTCGGCAATCCCCTGATCAGCAACTTTTAGCCCGTCATAACTGCTAATGCCGCTTGTATGCGTCAGCAGATGGCGTATGGTTATATGATCCTCAGCTCCGTTGAGCTGCAGCCATGGCAAATAATCACTTATGTAGTAATCTAAAGAGAGCTTCTCCTCACTGATTAGTTGTGCAATTGCCAGTCCTGTGAAAGATTTGCTAATGGAACCTAGAGCAAAGGGAGTTTGGTTAGTGACACGCTGCTTATCTTCTCCGGCAATGCCCCAGACATGCTCATACATTACTTCCCCTTGTTCTACGATAGCTATAGCTGCTCCTGGTATCTTCTCTTGTTCAAAATAATTATCTGCGTAGTGCGTTAACTTTGACTCCATATTAGATGACGCTGCAACTGGGGAGGCAGAGAGAGCAAATAAAATGATAATAAGTGAAAAAACAAAGGATCTTTTCATCAAGATATAAATTTACCTTTTCTATAGATGGATAGAACTGTTAGAGACGTTATCGCTGCTGCAGAGATTAAACTGATGCTAATGAGCATGCTATTCCACCAGAGATTATCAGAAATGCTATAGAGTAAATTATAGTTAAAGTTTGTATGTTGATATGCTGGACTGAAGGTTTGGGTGAGACACATTGTTAAAATAAGCTGGGATAGCAGGTAAGTAACTGTAAAGGAAAAGAGTCCTATAAAATAATAACTTTTTGGAAATGAGGCTTTCTGAGGTGATACAAATTGTACTTCATTTAACTCGCAGTATTCTGTGACAAATTCAGCGGGTGTTTCCAAGTCGTCGAAAGGATCAATACCGTGTAAACGCGATTCTTCTATATGTTCCAATAGCTGCTGTTTGATAAAGAGAACTTGTTCCTTTTTCGCTTTCCTAGTAATTAGTTCACGAGATATGTCATCCAAGTACATCTTTTCTTTCTCTGTCAGTTCCATCCCCATTACAACTCCTCCTCATTATAGATGAGTAAAGCCTTTATATTGGTCTGTAGTTCTTTCCACTCTTTCATGATATTTTCTAGATGTTTTTCCCCTTGGTGATTAATCGTATAGTAGATGCGTGCTTTACCACTATCAGTGATTTCGCTGCTCACATCCACCCATCGTT from Terribacillus sp. DMT04 encodes the following:
- a CDS encoding MFS transporter; its protein translation is MWNKIGLPRNLLWGYIGLAIFMLGDGVEQAWISPYLVERGMSIESASLLLTVYGIAVALSAWLSGIFVQTMGPRKAMVIGLIAFIIGSLGFIGLGVYELNLAVMLPFYALRGLGYPLFAYSFLIWINYSSPLESRGAAVGWFWFMFSLGLSVLGPFYSSLSIPVIGHVNTLWSSLIFVFIGAFLAIYANKDKVPASEIHPFTLSEFMKGITILKQKEISLGLIVKTINGLAQYGLAVFMPIYLLGFGYSTTEWLQMWSTVFTVAIFANLFFGYVGDRFGWRNTIQWVGGVGYAIVLVMIYFTPQLIGHNYLVMTIVLSLCGITMAGFVPLSALFPMLSPDNKGASMSILNLGAGLSTFLAPAIAGLFFSSLGAGGVLFIYAGFYVLSAILTPFLKTPEELQKDKPDRLTTDNVNIK
- a CDS encoding PadR family transcriptional regulator; the encoded protein is MNKTSLLKGHLEMCVLSILKKHKSYGYEIMKELEKYDLKLKGVSSIYPILTKLKDQRWVDVSSEITDSGKARIYYTINHQGEKHLENIMKEWKELQTNIKALLIYNEEEL
- a CDS encoding SIS domain-containing protein, which gives rise to MHADKLKGKEIILYARSLSPSLSKKEKRIANFISNQYQELTNMTISNLAKHLQVSESSITKVCKKLRCEGFYELKHAITEYVANGEESISDELHEDFIHTDDNDNILEKVFLYSMIALQDTLAVINRSALSKAIAALQSLKGESKLILVGNGGSGILCEDFQHKLLKIGIFSVLYRDSHMQLMGASLAKQGDVVVGVSHSGTSTDVINIFKAAQENGAMTICVTNHVMSPVTEFSDVVLHSSARNSPITGENAAARIAQLNILDVLFTALSLHRQNLSYKNLLKTQESVSSHRT
- a CDS encoding family 43 glycosylhydrolase, which gives rise to MKIVSVDPIEVRVKQGETIELPTAVDVKIEEGVQAAYRVSWPELPDTSKTGAYDIQGEMVVEDYPEPLIAQRADPYILKADDGFYYFTGSYPKYDRIVLRRAKTIEGLREAEEHTVWRAHESGILSEHIWAPELHHINGKWYIHVAAGDKDDVWAIRPYVFECSGDPLQDEWAVKGAINTEFQSFSLDATTFNHFDKQYLVWAQKTENDTISNLYIAEMENPWTIKGEQVLLTKPEYDWERAGFDVNEGPAFLRRYGKVFLTFSASATDDRYVMGLLYADENADLLDPASWTKVPEPVLTSSVDTGLYGPGHNSFTVTEDGFDLLVYHARPYKEIEGNPLYDPNRHARVQRFFWKDEMPYFGEPGYKTDIAVVPKAKIIVE
- a CDS encoding serine hydrolase; translation: MESKLTHYADNYFEQEKIPGAAIAIVEQGEVMYEHVWGIAGEDKQRVTNQTPFALGSISKSFTGLAIAQLISEEKLSLDYYISDYLPWLQLNGAEDHITIRHLLTHTSGISSYDGLKVADQGIAEQIKLKQIVQRLSTISLTNNPGSEHQYSAANYLILGAILEEVTDKTFAEYMKHTIFSPLHMTHTAADKDSANRTGYRVGYQSWFGFPVQSTVPYDNSGAAYSSITSSAEDMTKFIQLFSGKSSPILNKYTEKLYKKESEVYYGYGLRHTKLDSGKDIIWHSGSTPDAHAEFFYLPEEDWGAVILTNKNHILEETSLPLLKEGIIDIMHGIEPERIPSYFPSTQLILCFIMAAILLWSIFLIIRRKVYQKKKPVLIGGFLSLICSSLLIPILIYSSQSPWHSISAFAPDLAFLIITIVGLLCLHGIICIVTYFNQPARKHKELGT
- a CDS encoding alpha-N-arabinofuranosidase, whose protein sequence is MSTKLLIQADVTEGKINKNIYGHFAEHLGRGIYEGIWVGEDSSIPNTKGIRNDVLEALKQLHIPVLRWPGGCFADEYHWKDGIGPREERKRMVNTHWGGVVENNHFGTHEFFTLCELLDAEPYICGNVGSGTVQEMSEWVEYMTFDGESPMTAWRQENGREEPWELKYFGVGNENWGCGGNMRPEYYADLYRRYQTYVRNYGDNKLYKIAGGANIDDYQWTDVLMREAASMMDGLSLHYYTIPGDFWLGKGSATDFTENEWHLTLKRALWIEELIEKHGTIMDKYDPEKRVGLIIDEWGTWFDVEPGTNPGFLYQQNTIRDALVAGASLNIFNNHSDRVQMANIAQTVNVLQAMILTEGQEMIKTPTYHVFDLYQVHQDADRLSFHLETDNLTHGELEYPSVTASVSKGQDGKIHISFCNLDHTNDVEVDTELRGAAAGKITGQVLTADEKDARNTFEKPDAVQTTAFTNFTQHDKGLQVTLAPMSVTVLTIEEGA
- a CDS encoding ribokinase; protein product: MTKQVAVIGSLNYDIIVKQQRMPYKGETFIADTLVQGPGGKGANQAAQCAKLGMPTIMVGKVGQDRFGDALVGSLTAIGVDTSYVKRTGSTGLGIVHVMPDGDYYSSIIKGANELITIQDIDEIVGDLMNAAFIILQQEIPQQVTEYIIKRFKDSETQIVLNNAPACHIPSDVLRGVNLLVVNESEAAFMTGKSITTIEEASSAGKKLQEITGDTVIITLGKEGSIAVNNEKNEYFAAKKVKAVDATGAGDSFIGALVYSLSKGQSLDECMKFATEVSAKTVMKEGGQESFPTEKELRKGLVR
- a CDS encoding DinB family protein — protein: MFPYRNDVRKILIPYLQQLTNEQWQANAYHNSISWVIEHMAQTEDYWVFQVGLKQNSRILNGQDPLTNYTHIREETDKVLHALQEEEWDRLVDVPNFSDGWRPPSEPTMQWLFHHVYSHEAYHAGQVGVIARLNGFNGPLF
- a CDS encoding DUF6171 family protein; protein product: MEPILADEATVSARLAICNRCPSLTAEDTCARCGCFVQFRASLPYKRCPDPDGDRWQQV
- a CDS encoding sugar phosphate isomerase/epimerase, whose product is MKFSTRLNSFKTQPENFFGSVDPKSLTVFDYISRMVTVDGLTHVELNYPEHFENTTVEEVKSFLTEKQIQVSGIALRFKNHYTFGEYANPDSQIRKKAIQETMEAIEVCNELGGEVTTIWLANDGFDYAFQMDYEKAYDKIVDALKHITSRYPDNKISFEYKPYQPRAFSLIGNISTTLMLLDDVGAPNMGVTLDFCHMLMTKENPAYSLALAARKNRLMGFHLNDGHKDNDDGLMLGSVHFMQTLEFIYYAKRYNYDGLIYFDTFPLREDPVAECEQNIKIYKALDSFLERFGLEKVEEIIRNENALEAQKLLYAFTQQQTLTNI
- a CDS encoding HAD-IIA family hydrolase, which produces MTYYQELDAILFDLDGTVWKDFKLIDGAAETIHTLQDAGKRVIGLSNRGTHSRTQIAAYFQEQGIHWEKEDIIMSSYLAADYLQTHYPKLPVWVLGEEGLREELQEAGLTLAAKPEDADWLVISLHIGVTYHDLNQAFRAVIHGARILATNQDPVFPGKDGLQLDVGGLIGAIEASTGKKTDIIVGKPSHFMYQKVMQQAGSEPEKTMIVGDSLSSDIAMGAMFGLKTALVLTGNTTKEQAAISSIKPDIILPSIKELHSLKKLEEIR
- a CDS encoding sn-glycerol-1-phosphate dehydrogenase, translating into MQLSADLLALAEEYGVNSDTFPRLEVEAGALTSVATFLKEKNWSQAVLLVDAQTKAAAGEQLAVHLQDSGVQVQIIEMIANHHEQVNADEASLVQVLVETPMDTDVLLAVGAGTIHDITRFCSQKLSIPFVSVPTAASVDGFTSKGAPLILRGVKQTIQTAAPVAVFADLNILSAAPRALTAAGFGDILGKFTSLLDWEISAFVGNEPYNALAAKMTRQSLDNCVEHVEEIAKADEAGIKILMEALIESGLVMQVLDFSRPASGAEHHLSHYWEMHLLEADKRQLLHGSKVGVACAIITELYKNWIEQFDPLEAEGDYAPLLQKYWQDVRLKIAALPTPEALQYYLYQVGAPATAEEIGIQESLVQDSLNEAYHLRDRCTGLLLINQFKSEHISYPLQDRIGSR